The Tistrella bauzanensis DNA window ACCTGCTCGACGAAACCTATGTCTCCACCTGCCTGTCGGCCAATGCCTGCTATTGGGGCGCCGGCCGGGCGGTGACCGCCTCGCTCAAATACCGCTGGTAAGGGCATCCTGATGCGCGGTCTCTGGGTCAGGGTTCATCGCTGGGCGGGGCTGTCGACCGCGCTGTTCCTGGTGCTGGCCGGGCTGACCGGCAGCGCCATCACCTTCCAGCATGAACTCGATGCCTGGCTGAACCCGGCGCTGTTCCAGGTGCCGGGGCGCGGACCGGTGCTGACGCCCGATGACATCGTGACCCGGGTCACGGCGATCGATCCCGACATCGCCGTCACCGCCCTGCCGCTGGTACCCAGGGCGGGCGAGGCGGTGCTGGTCACGGTCCTGCCCCGGCCGGGAACCCTGTCACCGGGTTATGATCAGGTCTTCGTCGATCCGGTGACCGGCGACATTCTGGGTCGGCGCGACCAGATGACTGCGATCATGCCCTTTCTCTACACCTTCCATTATTCGCTGACCGCCGGGCCGGTCGGCAAATGGCTGCTGGGGGTGGTGGCGCTGATCTGGGCGCTGGATGCGGTCGTGGCGCTGTGGCTGACCCTGCCGCGCGGCCGCCGCCCCTTCACCCGTGGCTTCGGCGCCGGTTGGGCGCCGGCCTGGAAGATCAAGCCCGGCCTGTCATTGCGGGGCACCGGCAGCCATCGCCGGGTGCTCGATCTGCACCGCGCGCCGGGCCTGTGGCTGTGGGCTGTGTTTCTGGTGCTGGCGATCAGCAGCGTGTCGCTGAACCTGGAAGCCCAGGTGATGCGGCCGCTGTTGTCTCTGGTGGCGGATCTGTCCCCCAGCGCGCGCGAGGTCGGCGCGCCCCGCTATCGTGCCAACCCGCCCCCGCCCGGCCTCAGTTTCGAACAGGCCGCGGCCCGTGGCGAGGCTCATGCCGCCGCCAGCGGCCTGCCGGCGCAGGCGGTCGACGCCTATCATTACGCGGCGTTCGGGGTCTATATCATCAGCCTCGACGAGCCGGAACCGCATGGCCCCTGGGCCATCGACACCGGCCATCCGCATCTCTATCTCGACGATTCAACCGGTGCGGTGCTGCTGGCCAGCATCCCCGGCCAGGGCACGGTGGGCGATGTGTTCCTTCAGCTTCAGTTCCCGCTGCATTCCGGCCGCATCGGCGGGCTTGCCGGCCGTATTCTGATCGCGGTCGCGGGTGTGGCGCTCGCCCTGGTCTCGATCACCGGGGTGGTGATCTGGTGGCACAAGCGCCGCGCCCGCCGCCAGATCGCCACCCGGTCGGCCGGAGCACCGCCCGCTGCGGCACCTGGTCGAGCCACCCCTTGATGCTGTAAGATTTCGCCTCGACGCAATCAACAGTGGTTGCGCGCAGCCGGAGGCGGGATCGGGCGGCCCACGCGATCTGCACCCGCACCCGGCCTTTCTGGATTATCACCGCCGGGTGATCTTCAGGGGGTGAGGCGCCGCTTGCCGTCGACCCGGCCGCTGGCGCCGGCATGCGCCGCCAGCGCAGCGCAGGCCAGGGCCCACGC harbors:
- a CDS encoding PepSY-associated TM helix domain-containing protein → MRGLWVRVHRWAGLSTALFLVLAGLTGSAITFQHELDAWLNPALFQVPGRGPVLTPDDIVTRVTAIDPDIAVTALPLVPRAGEAVLVTVLPRPGTLSPGYDQVFVDPVTGDILGRRDQMTAIMPFLYTFHYSLTAGPVGKWLLGVVALIWALDAVVALWLTLPRGRRPFTRGFGAGWAPAWKIKPGLSLRGTGSHRRVLDLHRAPGLWLWAVFLVLAISSVSLNLEAQVMRPLLSLVADLSPSAREVGAPRYRANPPPPGLSFEQAAARGEAHAAASGLPAQAVDAYHYAAFGVYIISLDEPEPHGPWAIDTGHPHLYLDDSTGAVLLASIPGQGTVGDVFLQLQFPLHSGRIGGLAGRILIAVAGVALALVSITGVVIWWHKRRARRQIATRSAGAPPAAAPGRATP